A genome region from Panicum virgatum strain AP13 chromosome 4K, P.virgatum_v5, whole genome shotgun sequence includes the following:
- the LOC120704810 gene encoding aquaporin NIP1-4-like, producing MARREDDSYTNGSVFEASVEEGMRDKSEAYAEADVGGQPEEADGGDALCGKRASVAFVQQLIAEFLATFFLIFAGCGVITVNEKNGQATFPGVAVVWGMTVMAMIYAVGHVSGAHINPAVTVGFAISGRFPWKKVPAYMVVQTVAATAASLMLRLMFGGRHEPAPVTVPTGSNMQSLVLEFIITFYLMFVIMAVATDDRAVGQMAGLAVGGTIMLNALFAGPVSGASMNPARSIGPALVGSKYTALWVYIFGPVAGAAAGAWAYNLIRRTDRTLGEIKSAIISRPTN from the exons ATGGCGAGGCGAGAAGACGACTCGTACACCAATGGCTCGGTGTTCGAGGCGTCCGTGGAGGAAGGGATGAGGGACAAGTCGGAGGCGTACGCCGAGGCCGACGTCGGCGGGCAGCCTGAggaggccgacggcggcgacgctcTCTGCGGCAAGCGGGCGTCAGTTGCTTTCGTCCAGCAGCTCATCGCGGAGTTCCTGGCGACCTTCTTCCTCATCTTCGCCGGGTGCGGAGTCATCACGGTGAACGAGAAGAACGGCCAGGCCACGTTCCCGGGCGTCGCCGTGGTGTGGGGGATGACCGTCATGGCCATGATCTATGCCGTCGGCCACGTCTCCGGCGCGCACATCAACCCCGCCGTCACCGTCGGCTTCGCCATCTCTGGCCGCTTCCCATGGAAAAAG GTCCCGGCGTACATGGTGGTGcagacggtggcggcgacggcggcgagcctgATGCTGCGGCTGATGTTCGGCGGGCGGCACGAGCCCGCGCCGGTGACGGTGCCGACCGGCTCCAACATGCAATCGCTCGTCCTCGAGTTCATCATCACCTTCTACCTCATGTTCGTCATCATGGCCGTCGCCACCGACGACCGAGCG GTCGGGCAGATGGCCGGGCTCGCCGTGGGCGGAACCATCATGCTCAACGCGCTGTTCGCCGG GCCGGTGTCGGGGGCGTCGATGAACCCGGCGAGGAGCATCGGGCCGGCGCTGGTGGGGAGCAAGTACACGGCGCTGTGGGTGTACATCTTCGGGCctgtcgccggcgcggcggccggggcgtggGCGTACAACCTTATCCGCCGCACTGACAGGACGCTCGGCGAGATCAAGAGCGCCATCATCAGCCGGCCGACAAATTGA
- the LOC120704811 gene encoding protein RICE FLOWERING LOCUS T 1-like: MTNDSLTRGHIIGDVLDPFTSSVPLTVMYDGRPVFDGMEFRASAVSVKPRVEIGGDDFRVAYTLVMVDPDAPNPSNPTLREYLHWMVTDIPASTDDSFGREVITYESPSPTMGIHRIVLVLYQQLGRGTVFAPQVRQNFNLRNFAHRFNLGKPVAAMYFNCQRQTGTGGRRFT; the protein is encoded by the exons ATGACAAACGACTCCTTGACGAGGGGGCATATAATCGGGGATGTCTTAGACCCGTTTACTAGTTCAGTGCCTTTAACTGTCATGTATGATGGCAGACCTGTGTTTGATGGGATGGAGTTTCGGGCGTCGGCGGTGTCGGTGAAACCTAGAGTTGAGATTGGAGGTGATGATTTTCGAGTGGCCTATACCCTA GTTATGGTGGATCCTGATGCTCCTAATCCCAGCAACCCTACCCTGCGGGAATACTTGCATTG GATGGTGACTGACATCCCAGCGTCAACAGATGATAGCTTTG GCCGAGAGGTTATAACATATGAGAGCCCGAGCCCCACAATGGGCATCCACCGTATCGTCTTGGTGTTGTACCAACAACTGGGGCGGGGCACGGTGTTTGCACCGCAAGTGCGTCAAAACTTCAACCTGCGCAATTTTGCACACCGTTTCAACCTCGGCAAACCTGTGGCTGCGATGTACTTTAACTGTCAGCGTCAAACAGGCACAGGTGGGAGAAGGTTCACCTGA